In the Dama dama isolate Ldn47 chromosome 13, ASM3311817v1, whole genome shotgun sequence genome, one interval contains:
- the LOC133067733 gene encoding histone H3.3A, with protein MARTKQTARKSTGGKAPRKQLATKAARKSAPSTGGVKKPHRYRPGTVALREIRRYQKSTELLIRKLPFQRLVREIAQDFKTDLRFQSAAIGALQEASEAYLVGLFEDTNLCAIHAKRVTIMPKDIQLARRIRGERA; from the coding sequence ATGGCCCGAACCAAGCAGACTGCTCGTAAGTCAACGGGTGGGAAAGCGCCCCGCAAGCAGTTGGCCACCAAAGCGGCCAGGAAAAGCGCTCCCTCTACTGGCGGGGTGAAAAAACCTCATCGCTACAGGCCCGGGACTGTTGCGCTTCGAGAAATCCGTCGTTACCAGAAATCCACCGAGCTTTTGATCCGGAAACTGCCTTTCCAGAGGTTGGTGAGGGAGATCGCCCAGGATTTCAAAACCGACTTGAGGTTCCAGAGTGCCGCCATCGGCGCGCTGCAGGAGGCTAGCGAAGCGTACCTGGTGGGTTTGTTTGAAGATACTAATCTGTGTGCCATCCACGCTAAGAGAGTCACCATCATGCCCAAAGACATCCAATTGGCTCGCCGGATACGGGGAGAGAGAGCTTAA